The genome window ATGATTTATCCTCCTGTTTGATGCTTGTAACTGGCGAGGAAAAAAGTCTAtctggacaaaaaaataaaaataaaaataaaaaactataATATTCCTACAGTATAGGACCAGTGTTAAGTGTATGGTGTGGTATCTTCATCTCTGGTGTTTATTTCCTACAGTGTCACTGCTGGTACACATTGGCAGGATCGTAATATTTATCAGATTACCACAGTTCTCGTTAAGGGCTCGTGTCCAATTTTATTGGACGACCCCCACCTTCTCCCTGGACAGTTGAAAAACTGTTCAACATGGCCATGACCGCAGGACGTAAGCCAGTCTTTCTGAGGCCTCACAGTCCGAGGTGGCCTGTGTAAAATGCATTGTGGAGGATTAAGCGGCGTGGCTCAGCTCTGCAGCTGTCTGGAGGcctctgtggctgcagagaGGCCATTGTCGTGCAGCTTCCTGATGTGTTTCTTCAGGTCGAAGTTGCGGCAGAAGCCCTTGCCGCAGGTGGTGCAGGTGAAGGGCTTCTTGTCgttgtgcgtgtgcatgtgaaAGGTCAGGTTGTAGATCTGGTGGAAGGCCTTGTTGCAGATGGAGCACTTGTACTGCTTCTCTCCGCTGTGCGTCAGCTTGTGGTTCTTGTAGTTTcctgaaaaatacataaaatcaaGGCgcatgaaaaaactgaatgaataaacagaAGCATAACACTAAGTTATGTCCTTGGACACAGCAGTATCTGCCTGTACAGCCTTAACTGTTATTGTATTGATGCTAGAATGTCAAGAAACTATGACAGATCTCATCTTAACCTAAAGTCATGTCTTCACATTTACTCTGACCGGCAGCTCAGCATGATTCAAACTGTTTGATATTTGAAGAAAACTCTAACTCCACCTCTCAGCATTAAATCCATCCTTCTCATAAATGTGTGAATAACATCAAATCAAGTCATATCACAATTCCTGTGAAAATTACAAACCATGAcatacattacacacacatcctgtgtGAACAAGTGTGAAAACAGTCAGTTGACAGAGTTGAACATAACCTGAAGTGTCTCTGCAAAATAAATTGTGGATTCAAAATGAGATTACAAGTGTTTCTGTGAATGAAAAGAAGTTCTGAACAGAGTCATGggataaaaataacaaattaacaaTTTCTCTGAAATTATCAGTGAAAATGATAAAGCCAATCATGAGATCATTGTAAGCATCTGTATGCACTGCAGTTCTGTGACTTTTGATGAaccaaaatatgaataaataaaggaaattaTGCTGCTGAgcaaagctgaaaaacaaaatttgaaTGAAACGATCTCCCCTGTTGGGAGATTTTTCCACAGCTGAAATAACCAGTGAAGATGGGTCATTTTgaagaaaagcaggagaaagTGAAACACTGCTGTCTGCTGGGAATCTTGTAAGAAAGTGAGGATGAAAGAGGccttattttcttctcttttcttctccccaaCCAAGGTCAACAGTTCATTGTGAAGTTAGAGCCTCCTCTGTCCTTCTGCTCTGCCTAGCCTTCATTAATCAGGGTTTTGTGTGTCGAAGTCAAGAAGTTGTCAAACTTTGTCAAAATCAAGCGCAGcgacaacaaaaaaaaaaaatgcctcgATTCCCAACTTTGCCGGGGTCTAGCAGCTGACCCGGACCAAATGCTGCTGTCTTGAAGGGAGAATTAGTCCGTGTAAAGTGACATGTCCTATTTCCACTGATCGCTTCATGCTCATCGGTGGGCCCTGCAattatttcctctttcattaCTCTCACAGAGAACTAAGAGCAGCAGCATATGGTGATGTTTTTCGCCCGCTATTTACTTCAGCAGACAAATCCCAAACTCTGCAGATTCCTTCACAATAGACAAAAGTGGATTTCCCTGCAGTTTCTCTAGAATTTGCctacgcacaaacacacacacacagtctaacTGAAGCCAACACATGCTGCACCCTCACAGCATATATTTATATGCTGTCATTGTTTAGAAAAAGAAATTCTCATGCCAAATTAAATGCTATAAAAATTAACCTATTTTTTCCTCTAAGCCGCAAATATGTtggaataaaaacattacagcCAAATACCACCCAACAGCAACATTACAGAAATATAGGCTTATAACAGGGAACAAAAACAAGTCAACCAGAACAGAAATTCCCACACtcagaatctttttttttctataaagaAATGACATGAATCAAGTAAAAGGAGAATAATTTTCTCTTCTCTGGAATTTTCTAGAAACTACCATTGTCttacaactaaaaaaaaatgacgCGTGATTTTTGAAAACTGTTCATTAGGTTAGAATTAAAAATAGATCACCTCAGCAAAGGTGGCCATTTTCTCGTTTTGAGAATAAACTGTAGGATGTAACAATAAAAAGATCTATTTTTTGTGCGacagagtaaaaaataaaataaaatttcgGAACGAGGAGTATTTTAGCCATTGCATTTCAAGGcattaaaaagctaaaaaaaaaaagagctccGAAAACCCTGCCGGAGAGTTTGGAATTTTAAGTCTCCTTCGGTTCATGCAgcattttgaaaatgacaacagGGAGAGTTATTACCTTTCTGGTGGAAGCCTTTCCCGCAGAACTCACACACGAAAGGTTTGTACCCGGCGTGGATCCGCACGTGAGTGTTGAGCGTCGAGCTTCTGTTGAACGCCTTTCCGCACTGGTTGCACTTATGAGGCTTTTCCTTAacagaagaaataaagagaaaaatctgttaaaatcaAACCGAGTCAAATGTGGGGCTTTTTTAACAGCCAGaaaattgtatgtgtgtgtgtgtgtgttttacctgtgtGTGGATGATCTTGTGTCTGCACAGCGTGCTGGCCTGTCGGAATCCTTTGCCGCAGACTTTACAGACGAAGGGCCGGGCCCCGGTATGCACCGGCATGTGTCTGGTCAGATTGTAATGCGCGTTAAAAACCTGCGgagaccaaaaaacaaacaaacagggcGATCATTTCAACGACACCAACGATTTTAGAGTGAGGCTGCCTCTCTCAATCTGATAGTAAAATAATCGAAATTAgactgatgaatgatgaatttaATTTGGTTGTTTTctgaataattattttttattttagcttttgaGGGGAAATATTCGTTTTAATGGAAGACATTAGGTAgaatttttttatcattatttgctttaaaatgttgagtctaaatttaaaaatacatctttaaaacaacaacaacaaaaaagcatcTATATAAAAACTTTACCTTTCCACACACTTCACACGTAAAGTTTTTGGGTTTCCCGTCTGCGGCGCCGCTGCCGCTCAGTTTGCTGTGCGTCTTGACGCCGTTCTTCTCGGCGCTCAGGCCGTGGTTCTCCTTCACTATCTGGTCCAGCTGCCCCGGCAGATGTTCCTTGTGCGGGTACTGAGGTGTGGGAAGCTTGTCGCCCCCGACCCCTGCCAGCTTGGCGTTCTCCAGCAGCAAGAGTCTGTGGTGCGCCGACAGAGAGGCCTGGGCCTGCGGGCTGGAGACCCAGTGTCCTGCCAGCAGCTCCGACTGCTGGTACGCAGAGTCCAGGTAGTTGAGATAGTAGAACGAGCCGCCGCTGGGCACGGCCACGGCCTGGTGGATGACTTGCGGTTTCACCACTCTGCTCCCGGACGTCAGCAGCGGCTGCTTCAAACTCGGCTCCGCTTTGCCGCATATGCCGCAGTTCCCTTTGCACGGAGCGGCTGCGGAACCGCAAAAAGTCCCTCTGAGGCTGGCTCTCCACAGCTCGGAGTAGTTCATCAGCGCCTTGGCTTGGAGGTCGTAGCTGAAGGGCTGCAGTGGGATCATGCAGGGGATCGGGGAGCAGAGACCGAGCAGCTTCTTCCCCTCTGCCCGTTCCTCCGCGCTCCCCTTCGGCTCCGAGCTCTTGGACATGATCCGGTCTATGGAAAAGGCCAGGGTCTTGGGAGCCGCGGACGGTCCGGTCCGACCGCAAGACATCACCGTCTCCAATGAGGCAGAACTtgccattttgttgttgttgttgttgttgttgttgttgctgttgtttgtagCAGAGCAGAACTTGGTGTGAGCAACAACCCGGTATAGTCCGACCCGCTCCTCCAGCTGCCCCGCGTCTTTTCACTCTCCTGAGCTCCCAGCAGAAAAGACAGGAGGACACATCAGTTTAATAAGCACCTTGCTGTCACAGTGTCACGCATTTGCATTCAAATGGCCACCTCCCCCTGCAACAATAGCATCCAGGGGTGATGGATTAATGCTCATTAACTAGTGCACACAAAATTAACAGGACATTACAGAGCTCGTTAGGGAGAAGAcgaagaaaaagaagaagaagagggagaagagagaggaggggtgggggtgggggggggcaaagATGCTGTAGCCTTAGCTCCTGGAGAATGCGAGAGCAAAAAGTTGAGTCGGTGTTGGGAGTTTACCTCTTTAATGATCAGATGGGTGTGGAGAAACCAGCCGACTGTTCTCTGTCACATGTTGGCAGCGGCCGCCCCCTCCTCAGCGCGGATCACTGTCTCCTGACATCAGCGGGCACCCAG of Lates calcarifer isolate ASB-BC8 linkage group LG12, TLL_Latcal_v3, whole genome shotgun sequence contains these proteins:
- the fezf2 gene encoding fez family zinc finger protein 2 gives rise to the protein MASSASLETVMSCGRTGPSAAPKTLAFSIDRIMSKSSEPKGSAEERAEGKKLLGLCSPIPCMIPLQPFSYDLQAKALMNYSELWRASLRGTFCGSAAAPCKGNCGICGKAEPSLKQPLLTSGSRVVKPQVIHQAVAVPSGGSFYYLNYLDSAYQQSELLAGHWVSSPQAQASLSAHHRLLLLENAKLAGVGGDKLPTPQYPHKEHLPGQLDQIVKENHGLSAEKNGVKTHSKLSGSGAADGKPKNFTCEVCGKVFNAHYNLTRHMPVHTGARPFVCKVCGKGFRQASTLCRHKIIHTQEKPHKCNQCGKAFNRSSTLNTHVRIHAGYKPFVCEFCGKGFHQKGNYKNHKLTHSGEKQYKCSICNKAFHQIYNLTFHMHTHNDKKPFTCTTCGKGFCRNFDLKKHIRKLHDNGLSAATEASRQLQS